Proteins encoded within one genomic window of Polypterus senegalus isolate Bchr_013 chromosome 6, ASM1683550v1, whole genome shotgun sequence:
- the LOC120530636 gene encoding piggyBac transposable element-derived protein 3-like gives MNTSTFYRKQAGGLQIRVPPFESDDSCLSDCEESDEDYIPTPLSQGDVSEDESSSNDSTDNESSSDKDSDSNHDTPASTSVTGARRHPAATARRTQQKVVWKTVQQQNSAKDIPIWQAAFPDADEIRLPIQYFQDFFDADLLDSIAEQSNLYRMQKNPNCALKLDRNELEQFIGTVVYMSVVHLPRSRMYWSSECQVAQVADVISRDRWEQINDGNYDKLFKIRPIIDSLLPKFLRLPQDQMLSIDEQMVPFKGKSSLKQYIPKKPYKWGYKIVVLCDTKGLVHSFDIFTGKIDPVPGEPNIGARGNIVLKLAQVNRGALNHLLYFDNWFSSLYLFVALANQGIPALGTVQQSLLQGCDFSVDTNMKKKGRGIFEEKKVVVVNVEIKAVKWFDNRGVIIASTFASAQPVSNVERRDRKSKKKVSIECPNNISLYNKFMGGADVLDALIAYYRIHIRSKKYYHKFFFILLIWSL, from the coding sequence ATGAACACATCAACTTTCTACAGGAAGCAAGCTGGTGGACTTCAAATCAGGGTTCCACCATTTGAAAGTGATGACAGCTGTCTCAGTGACTGTGAGGAGAGCGATGAAGACTACATACCTACACCATTATCACAAGGTGATGTTTCTGAAGATGAAAGCAGCAGTAATGACAGTACTGACAATGAAAGCAGCAGTGATAAAGACTCTGACAGCAATCATGATACACCTGCTAGCACCAGTGTTACTGGTGCAAGAAGGCATCCAGCTGCCACTGCAAGGAGAACACAGCAAAAGGTAGTGTGGAAGACAGTGCAACAACAGAACTCTGCAAAAGACATTCCAATTTGGCAAGCTGCTTTTCCTGATGCTGATGAAATCAGACTGCCCATTCAGTACTTCCAAGACTTTTTTGATGCTGATCTTTTGGATAGTATTGCAGAACAAAGTAATCTGTATCGCatgcaaaaaaatccaaattgtgCCCTCAAATTGGATCGGAATGAATTGGAGCAGTTTATTGGCACTGTAGTGTATATGAGTGTTGTACATTTACCAAGGTCAAGAATGTACTGGTCCAGTGAATGTCAAGTAGCGCAGGTGGCTGATGTGATATCCCGAGACAGATGGGAACAAATTAATGATGGAAATTACGATAAGCTTTTCAAAATCAGGCCAATTATTGATTCACTTCTCCCAAAATTTCTGCGTCTCCCACAAGATCAAATGTTGTCTATTGATGAGCAAATGGTGCCATTCAAAGGTAAATCTAGTCTAAAGCAATATATCCCCAAGAAGCCATACAAATGGGGGTACAAAATCGTTGTGCTTTGTGATACAAAAGGCCTGGTGCATTCATTTGACATATTTACAGGGAAAATAGATCCTGTACCTGGAGAACCTAACATTGGGGCAAGAGGAAACATTGTTCTAAAGCTTGCACAAGTTAATCGTGGTGCTCTCAATCACTTGCTGTATTTTGACAACTGGTTTTCTtccttgtatttgtttgttgCTCTTGCAAACCAGGGAATACCAGCCCTTGGGACTGTGCAGCAAAGTCTCCTGCAAGGGTGCGATTTCAGCGTAGACaccaatatgaagaagaagggaAGAGGGAtatttgaagagaaaaaggttgttgtagtcaatgtagaaataaaaGCAGTAAAATGGTTTGATAACAGAGGGGTTATCATTGCCAGCACTTTTGCCAGTGCCCAGCCTGTTTCTAATGTAGAAAGACGGGATAGAAAGTCGAAAAAGAAAGTGTCTATAGAATGCCCAAACAACATCAGCCTTTACAACAAGTTCATGGGCGGCGCTGATGTTCTTGATGCACTAATTGCATATTATCGCATCCACATAAGGTCAAAAAAGTACTATCAtaagttctttttcattttgttgatatgGTCATTGTAA